A segment of the Lineus longissimus chromosome 11, tnLinLong1.2, whole genome shotgun sequence genome:
TaaacctatcttgaagacaagcatcagtacTGGCCCTGGGAAATGCTGTGATGGGGGAACAATCCAACCTGAAGACATGCAAGTGCTAGGCAATAGTCTCGCACTAGCCAGTAGGGTGGACCCAGCTGGGGATGCTGTCAAACTTGCGTGATGCATGGCATGTCCTAGATTGGTGCCAAGATCAAACTACTAACAGTAGATACAAGAACCCATACATTGTTACGTAGTTGGAGACCTAGGGAAGGACTCCATGGCACATCCGAGGCAACGAGGTTTTGTGGAACACACCGTATAACACCTAGAATGACACCAAAACTAATGTGATCAATAGCACTTtatttcattcacatttttgCAGAAATGATAAGACTACCAAGTGAGGTCATCAGTACCAGTAGTAGCATCAACAGTTCTTTCTTCCATGGTAATTTTGGCACAAAAGTCCATTTTCTCTATCTTGGCCCAGATGTTCTCTATCGACCACTGACAAAATAACCAGAGGACTATGTTTAACAACCCAGCACATGAGACAGCCATTCTtatatttcaacttcaaatcTTTATTATCAATGACAGTACAAAGTAAAGAGACAACCCCATGAAGAGTTTATACAACTCCAATTTCTTATTTCTAATGCATAATATCACACATAACACAATCACATCTAAGTCTCTTTCTCATCATGAAGAAGACGTGGGCGATGGAGGTGGTGTGGACATTTTACTTTTTGGTTCCTCGGCCTCTCGTTCCTTGTTCCAGTCCTTGAGACCTTCGGGCAGAGTTGTATCCTCCTCAAACGATCCTGTTCCTTCGACAAACTCCTCATACGTTGACTTCTCAGCGAAGGGTCTCTTGCCTAACAAATCGGTCATGTCATCTTTGTCGATTTTTTCTTTCTCGAGTAAACGAAGTGCCACCTGGAATGTAAAATGAAAGATGCGATTCGAGTTCGGTTTTCAATTCTGCACTGTCATCATATTTTGACAAGTAATGAGTAGCCTCACTGTAGAATAGAATAGAGTTTCACTCACCTTCTCTACACTTTCCTTATGTTTGAGAAGCAGCTCTGATGTCCTAGTGTAAGCATTCCCGACCAAAGTCCTGACTTCTCTGTCTATCATCTGTGCTGTCTCCTCACTGTAAGGTTTGTCAAATACCATCTCGCCTTGCTGAGGCATATCGAAGGATAACTGACCGACGTTCTCATTCATGCCGAAATGAACAATCTAGAATTTGAAATAATAATCAGAAACCAGAATGGCATGTGACTATGATGTCTACTATCCAATGTGATGAGCTACCAAGCATGCACAATACCTGTACTTTATGAATTTCCTTGTATGAATGACTTGTGTAAAGCAGTTTTAACCTTGCCACATATCAACAATTAAGTCATGTTATAAGAATTGTACCCTAGTATCTGTTCTTTACCTGTGAATATGCATTCTGTGTCACCTTCTTCAAATCATCCTGAGCACCGGTGGTGATTCGCTTGAAGAATATTTCCTCCGACACTCGGCCACCAAGAGCCATACACATGCGATCCATGAGCTGCTCCTTGGTGTAGAGATACTGCTCTTTTGGAAGGTACTGCGCATAACCAAGACCCTTACCTCGAGGAATGATCGAAACCTGAACAAAACCATGATGAGAGTTAATAATGATTATACTATTGAGtacttaggcacctattccatagagctataccctatactatactatacgcgaacaatagtttcatggtcatgcaccctttgtgaagccattgttcgcgtatagtgtagtataccgtatacctctatggggaaggtgcctaatATAgggcttttccatgtttccctgtcCAAAACGCTTTTGAGATGCCTACCTTGAGTAATGGATCAGCATGCTCCAAGAACCATCCAGCCACAGCATGACCAGCTTCGTGGTAGGCAACAGTCTTCTTCTCCTCGGGCTGTAAAACTTGAGTCTTCTTCTCAAGGCCTGCAAAGTCACACATAGTTTTCATATTAACAATTCTGACCTTACAGGTCTGGGTCGCTTAAAAACCAACCAAGGATCAAATTAGATGATCATGATAATCGGGAAATGATGATCTGATGAGTATCTTACCAGCAATGACTCTTTCTGATGCCTGTTCAAAGTGTTTGACATTGATGGATGTGTTGAGATCTCGGGCTGCGATCAGGGCAGCTTCATTACAAACGTTGGCAATATCAGCacctgaaattgacaatgcaGAGCAAGAATGGAAGATGTGATATTATAATTGTAATCAgtacaaaatgtgaaaatggAGATGGAAGTTATATTTTACAAGTTGACTAAATCACGGCGGCACTGACTGAGCAAGAAACAGGACCAACAGCATTCAGCTCTCCCTGCAGTCAGCTGATAATCAAGAAACGCCACACAAGACCAAGTGGAAGTAGTCAATCATAGGTCTTAAGCCCAATTCTGgtctatgatgataatgatgatgaccaacCTGAGAATCCAGGAGTAAGGGCGGCCATTTTCCTGGCCAAGTCATTCTTGTCCAGTTCAGTCTTCAAGGCTTTGAGATGCACTTTGAATATGGATGCCCTGCAAGAATCAGATACGGAGTGAAGAGTTTCATCACAAAACGCAATAAGCACCATATCCAACATGTTGGAGATAACCATACTATGGCACTGCCTATGTAACCACTGGTCTCTCCTCCAAATCTCACAGCTTTTGGCCAACTGTAAAGATTCTACGGAAAAAGTATGTCCAACCTTTTCAATTTTTATCTTCAGTTTCTTCATCCTTGAATGAAACTGATGATTGAAACCTAATGTGCCCTCTGGGCATCAAGTGGATTAAGTATCAATGATAGACTTCTGAGGGCAGGAATAAGTCCAAATCCTTCAGATGCACTAACCTGCCCTTGATATCTGGCAAAGCCACAAATATTTGTCTGTCGAATCGCCCAGGTCGAAGTAACGCTGGATCCAAGATATCAACACGATTTGTAGCAGCAAGAATCACAACGTTGCTCTGAGGAGTAAAACCTGTGAGAAGAGGGATGCAGTTATTACAGGTTTTCTTGACAGTTctgtatcatcaatatcactttTATCAAGAAACACTTCTATCAAGGTTGTCCTTcagagagtttctactgtagCTTGGGACTTTTCTTCCATTTTGAAAGGTGCAAAAAcacattaacaccttcagcaccCAACCACGTAGATCtcaccgtgccctgaagatgtcgatggcgtagttcagaactttaaatgacttcatgaaagaactacgccatcgccatcttcagggcaacgCAGGAACTGAAGAGACCAaacagttcctaccgtgccctgaagatggcgatggcgtagttcagaacttaaaatgacttcatgaaagaactacgccagcGCCATCTTCAGGGGAAGGAAGGAACTGAAGAGACCAAACAGTCTtatcagttcctaccttgccctgaagatggcgatggcgtagttctttcatgcagtccatgagactccgataaccaactCAAAGGGGGGATTTGGGCTGAAGGTGATAAGAGGTTATCGGTAGGCTTGCACCTAATCAGACATGATGCATGAACGTACCATCCATCTCCACGAGAAGTTGATTGAGCGTATTTTCTTGCTCGCTGTGTCCACCGAAACTCTTGCCACCTCTCTTCCGGCCGACGGCATCTATCTCATCAATGAACAGGATGCACGGAGCATTCTTCCTCGCCATGCTGAACATATCACGAACCTAAACAATGGAATGACAATGACAGTGGCATAGAGGATGTTTGCACAATCGAGTGTTTTCTCACTCCAGTCATgctgctttcttttgtctgtccctccacaGGAATCAAAGGCCAGTTGGTTCAGCTAAGCAGTCTAGCACAGACGAACCAAGCCACTGTGATAGGCAGTAGGAGAAGGAAGGAGGACTTGAGAAGGACAAAACATCAGTTAACTTACCCTAGACGGCCCAACACCGACAAACATCTCAAGAAACTCTGACCCAGATACTGTTATGAAGGGAACATTGGCTTCTCCTGCCGTCGCCTTAGCCAGGAGGGTCTTGCCAGTTCCTGGCGGGCCGGTCAGGATGGCGCCCTTGGGGATCTTGGCTCCGAGGTCGAGGTACTGCTGGGGATTCTTCAGGAAGTTTACAAATTCCATGATTTCCACCTTGGCTTCCTCACAGCCAGCCACATCACTGAAACATGAAGGAAAGGAATATACTCAAGCAGATCAAAGGCAGCCAAGGAACAATGTCATCAAATAAAATACATCAACAGTGTACGATCAAAAGGAAATTGTGGAGAAATGCATTGGCTACAACGTAGTGAAAGAGACTTTGAATCACTGAATAATCTGTGTACTCACAAGAACTTGACTCCAACTTCATCACTTTTGATCATCTTTGCCGTTGACTGAGAAAAGCCACCGAAGAGACCTCCAGAACGCCCACCTACACCACCGCTCTTGCCCTTCAAAACAAGTGAATGACAAGTTTTAACATAACATTTCAATAATTCATAATAGTGGGTATGGAGTCAACTACAGGCCACTGTCAACCTGAGTGGGATCTTCAACTAAGCTCGGGCAATAGGGACCATGCTTTTAGTCTCCTCTGACAGACCCTCAAATTCGTGATGAGCCCGGAATCTtatttccttgaaagccatgccagtTAACCAGAAATACCAACTGACTTACCCCAAACATACTTGATGTCCTGCTGAACAAATAGATTATGATAGCTATCGGGACTATGAAACTGACGGCAGAATAAGCCATAGATGCCCTGAAAGTGAATCAAGCACAGTTAAGCACATTGAGTCAAATAAATCTATTTACTATCACACCGGTACATAGTATCATTGTGAGCAACAATAGGCAAGGGTGAATTATAATTCAGGAGCATATCAGAAAAAAGAGTATTTGGGTAAGAAATATCCACCAGTGTTACATTCCGTTGACTATAGTGTGATTTAAAAGGTCTACTTACAGTTCTGCCTCTGACTTGTACACAACGTTTACATAATTAGATGGTTCTATACCCATCTCGTGTTGGGCATGTTCCAGGTTCCTCTCAAATACTTCCACACTACCAATGTTGAACCATAAAACACTCTGCAATGAAACAGACATTGGTGAGAAACTTGCCTGATGTACCGTCCTAGGAATTCAGTAACAGCAGCATCGACATCAACATCAGAGTGAGTCAGGATCCAAGACCCACTCTAACAATATTAGCGTCACAGCCTGGCTTTAAACAAATTGTCCTCAAACTGCTTCATGTACAAACTTAAGGATAAATACTTTCATAAGTAGATATATGAGAGTTTGGCTGCAAACAAATCACCAAGGTACAGGACTGCAAAGACTTACCGATCCATCTATCTGTGTTCCTGGGACCAATTTCACTCTCACCCACTTTTTATTTACAACTTCTAATTTATCAACCTGAAAAAGATCATACACAAACAACATCAGGATCACAAGACACCAGATTCGTTGATTGTAGCGTTTTATGATTGTCTCCAATCTGTCAACAGCCTGTGAGAAATAGCGTTGGGTACTTTTACTGATAGTTCTAATCTTTGAACAGCCCTAGGAGAAACAGCATACTTTTACTTACGATATGCCTGTTCATATAATTTGATAAGAATTCCTTCCATGTGAGCTCTTTATATTGCATATTGTAAAATGCCACGAACGACACGAGCCCAACACCAGCCAGCACTCCAAGCCAGAGCTTGTTGTTAGGGTCTCCGCCTCCACCGAAACTAAATCCCCTGAAAAACCGGAAAAT
Coding sequences within it:
- the LOC135496151 gene encoding AFG3-like protein 2, which gives rise to MSHRFLSLARHSEKLVKKLLKPNCSHAELQKSAHSFSKKLSRTPSLVNALQEWGILRQEVPKGFGKYFPGGKKPTAAKEKSSPSSGARPPPKDPIQPRSRSSEQGGKPEKKIEFSFNAGQRGFSFGGGGDPNNKLWLGVLAGVGLVSFVAFYNMQYKELTWKEFLSNYMNRHIVDKLEVVNKKWVRVKLVPGTQIDGSSVLWFNIGSVEVFERNLEHAQHEMGIEPSNYVNVVYKSEAELASMAYSAVSFIVPIAIIIYLFSRTSSMFGGKSGGVGGRSGGLFGGFSQSTAKMIKSDEVGVKFFDVAGCEEAKVEIMEFVNFLKNPQQYLDLGAKIPKGAILTGPPGTGKTLLAKATAGEANVPFITVSGSEFLEMFVGVGPSRVRDMFSMARKNAPCILFIDEIDAVGRKRGGKSFGGHSEQENTLNQLLVEMDGFTPQSNVVILAATNRVDILDPALLRPGRFDRQIFVALPDIKGRASIFKVHLKALKTELDKNDLARKMAALTPGFSGADIANVCNEAALIAARDLNTSINVKHFEQASERVIAGLEKKTQVLQPEEKKTVAYHEAGHAVAGWFLEHADPLLKVSIIPRGKGLGYAQYLPKEQYLYTKEQLMDRMCMALGGRVSEEIFFKRITTGAQDDLKKVTQNAYSQIVHFGMNENVGQLSFDMPQQGEMVFDKPYSEETAQMIDREVRTLVGNAYTRTSELLLKHKESVEKVALRLLEKEKIDKDDMTDLLGKRPFAEKSTYEEFVEGTGSFEEDTTLPEGLKDWNKEREAEEPKSKMSTPPPSPTSSS